Proteins encoded within one genomic window of Ranitomeya variabilis isolate aRanVar5 chromosome 4, aRanVar5.hap1, whole genome shotgun sequence:
- the NR1H2 gene encoding oxysterols receptor LXR-beta isoform X2, which yields MSATAVNGSDVSLDGESFHPADTLLFDSASSIKVHIKEERPESQESSSAPNENEILGTDGEGSSHSAEEPERKRKKGPAPKMLGNEVCSVCGDKASGFHYNVLSCEGCKGFFRRSVIKNAKYTCKNNGKCQMDMYMRRKCQECRLRKCKEAGMREQCVLSEEQIRSKKIRKQQQEEDVVRSSAVFIPPSPCVLAQEVLQLTPQQEEMIQQLVSAQQQCNKRSFSDQPKVTPWPLANDPNSREARQQRFAHFTELAIISVQEIVDFAKQVPGFLELSREDQIALLKASTIEIMLLETARRYNHETECITFLKDFTYSKDDFHRAGLQVEFINPIFEFSRGMRQMQLDDAEYALLIAINIFSADRPNVQNHQLVETLQLPYVEALHSYTRIKRPQDHLMFPRMLMKLVSLRTLSSVHSEQVFALRLQDKKLPPLLSEIWDVHE from the exons ATGTCAGCCACGGCTGTCAATGGCTCTGATGTTTCACTCG ATGGAGAGTCCTTTCACCCCGCCGATACGTTACTGTTTGATTCTGCAAGCTCCATTAAGGTGCACATAAAAGAGGAAAGGCCAGAATCTCAAGAAAGTTCCTCGGCACCCAACGAAAATGAAATCCTGGGCACAGATGGAGAAGGCTCCTCGCACAGCGCTG AGGAGCCCGAGCGTAAAAGAAAGAAGGGTCCTGCGCCCAAGATGCTGGGCAATGAGGTGTGCAGCGTGTGCGGAGACAAGGCCTCTGGCTTCCATTACAACGTGCTGAGCTGCGAGGGCTGTAAGGGCTTCTTCAGGCGCAGCGTCATCAAGAATGCCAAGTATACCTGCAAGAACAACGGAAAATGCCAGATGGACATGTACATGCGTCGCAAGTGCCAGGAATGCCGGCTACGGAAATGCAAAGAGGCCGGCATGCGGGAGCAGT GTGTTCTTTCAGAAGAGCAAATCCGAAGCAAAAAGATCAGGAAACAGCAGCAAGAGGAAGACGTGGTGCGGTCCTCTGCGGTATTCATTCCACCCAGTCCTTGCGTGCTCGCGCAGGAAGTCCTACAGCTGACGCCCCAGCAAGAAGAAATGATCCAGCAGCTCGTCTCGGCGCAGCAGCAGTGCAACAAGCGCTCCTTTAGTGACCAGCCCAAAGTAACG CCGTGGCCTCTTGCAAACGACCCCAACAGCAGGGAAGCCCGCCAGCAACGCTTTGCACACTTTACAGAGCTTGCCATCATCTCCGTGCAGGAGATTGTGGATTTTGCCAAACAGGTCCCAGGTTTTTTGGAGCTGTCTCGAGAGGATCAGATTGCGCTTCTTAAAGCATCCACCATCGAG ATCATGTTGTTGGAGACGGCGAGGCGTTACAATCACGAAACTGAATGTATAACCTTCCTGAAAGACTTTACGTACAGCAAAGACGACTTCCACCGAGCAG GGTTACAGGTGGAGTTTATAAACCCCATATTTGAGTTCTCTCGCGGCATGAGGCAGATGCAGCTGGACGATGCCGAGTACGCCCTCCTCATAGCGATAAATATCTTCTCCGCCGACCGACCAAATGTGCAGAACCACCAGCTCGTGGAGACCCTACAGTTACCGTACGTGGAAGCGCTGCATTCCTATACTCGTATCAAGCGACCTCAG GATCACCTGATGTTTCCCCGCATGTTGATGAAGCTGGTCAGCCTCCGCACCCTCAGCAGCGTGCACTCGGAGCAGGTGTTTGCCCTCCGACTTCAGGACAAGAAACTGCCGCCTCTACTGTCCGAGATCTGGGACGTTCACGAGTAG
- the NR1H2 gene encoding oxysterols receptor LXR-beta isoform X1, whose protein sequence is MSATAVNGSDVSLDGESFHPADTLLFDSASSIKVHIKEERPESQESSSAPNENEILGTDGEGSSHSAEEPERKRKKGPAPKMLGNEVCSVCGDKASGFHYNVLSCEGCKGFFRRSVIKNAKYTCKNNGKCQMDMYMRRKCQECRLRKCKEAGMREQCVLSEEQIRSKKIRKQQQEEDVVRSSAVFIPPSPCVLAQEVLQLTPQQEEMIQQLVSAQQQCNKRSFSDQPKVTPWPLANDPNSREARQQRFAHFTELAIISVQEIVDFAKQVPGFLELSREDQIALLKASTIEIMLLETARRYNHETECITFLKDFTYSKDDFHRAGLQVEFINPIFEFSRGMRQMQLDDAEYALLIAINIFSADRPNVQNHQLVETLQLPYVEALHSYTRIKRPQEWTNLEEKVRDVLSASLDIQCVYFSLTVQKGCVEICKAPNQYKIYSLLDSIIKNINIDIQKSDIDFTWRFTSHSGIEYTLLSKEKCT, encoded by the exons ATGTCAGCCACGGCTGTCAATGGCTCTGATGTTTCACTCG ATGGAGAGTCCTTTCACCCCGCCGATACGTTACTGTTTGATTCTGCAAGCTCCATTAAGGTGCACATAAAAGAGGAAAGGCCAGAATCTCAAGAAAGTTCCTCGGCACCCAACGAAAATGAAATCCTGGGCACAGATGGAGAAGGCTCCTCGCACAGCGCTG AGGAGCCCGAGCGTAAAAGAAAGAAGGGTCCTGCGCCCAAGATGCTGGGCAATGAGGTGTGCAGCGTGTGCGGAGACAAGGCCTCTGGCTTCCATTACAACGTGCTGAGCTGCGAGGGCTGTAAGGGCTTCTTCAGGCGCAGCGTCATCAAGAATGCCAAGTATACCTGCAAGAACAACGGAAAATGCCAGATGGACATGTACATGCGTCGCAAGTGCCAGGAATGCCGGCTACGGAAATGCAAAGAGGCCGGCATGCGGGAGCAGT GTGTTCTTTCAGAAGAGCAAATCCGAAGCAAAAAGATCAGGAAACAGCAGCAAGAGGAAGACGTGGTGCGGTCCTCTGCGGTATTCATTCCACCCAGTCCTTGCGTGCTCGCGCAGGAAGTCCTACAGCTGACGCCCCAGCAAGAAGAAATGATCCAGCAGCTCGTCTCGGCGCAGCAGCAGTGCAACAAGCGCTCCTTTAGTGACCAGCCCAAAGTAACG CCGTGGCCTCTTGCAAACGACCCCAACAGCAGGGAAGCCCGCCAGCAACGCTTTGCACACTTTACAGAGCTTGCCATCATCTCCGTGCAGGAGATTGTGGATTTTGCCAAACAGGTCCCAGGTTTTTTGGAGCTGTCTCGAGAGGATCAGATTGCGCTTCTTAAAGCATCCACCATCGAG ATCATGTTGTTGGAGACGGCGAGGCGTTACAATCACGAAACTGAATGTATAACCTTCCTGAAAGACTTTACGTACAGCAAAGACGACTTCCACCGAGCAG GGTTACAGGTGGAGTTTATAAACCCCATATTTGAGTTCTCTCGCGGCATGAGGCAGATGCAGCTGGACGATGCCGAGTACGCCCTCCTCATAGCGATAAATATCTTCTCCGCCGACCGACCAAATGTGCAGAACCACCAGCTCGTGGAGACCCTACAGTTACCGTACGTGGAAGCGCTGCATTCCTATACTCGTATCAAGCGACCTCAG GAGTGGACAAATTTAGAGGAAAAGGTAAGAGATGTTCTGAGTGCTTCTTTAGACATACAGTGTGTATACTTTTCTCTGACCGTTCAGAAAGGGTGTGTAGAAATATGCAAGGCTCCAAATCAATACAAAATATATTCTTTATTGGATAGCATAATTAAAAACATAAATATAGACATACAAAAGTCAGACATAGACTTCACATGGAGGTTCACCTCGCACAGTGGCATAGAGTACACGTTGCTGTCAAAAGAAAAATGCACCTGA